In Raphanus sativus cultivar WK10039 chromosome 5, ASM80110v3, whole genome shotgun sequence, the following proteins share a genomic window:
- the LOC108856428 gene encoding AT-hook motif nuclear-localized protein 11: MDRREAMAGSYYIQRGMPGSTPPPPPPQTQPTFHGSQGFHHFSNPNSPFVSNPNLNQVGGGSTAFVSPPLPVESSPADSSAAAPPPPSQSGEKRKRGRPRKYGQEGPVSLALSPSASMSPSSNKRGRGRPPGSGKKQRVASTGELMSSSSGMSFTPHVIVVSIGEDIASKVMSFTQQGPRAICVLSTTGAVSTATILQPSPSHGAIKYEGRFELLSLSISYMDATENDNSNRTGNLSVSLASPDGRVIGGGIVGPLIAASPVQVIVGSFLWAVPKGKIKKRDEASEDVQDTDGLENNDNTAPTSPPPPVPQQGQHLVQTPVGMWSTGSRSMDMHHAHMDIDLMRG; encoded by the exons ATGGATCGTAGAGAAGCTATGGCGGGTTCTTACTATATCCAGAGAGGCATGCCTGGCtctactcctcctcctcctcctcctcagacACAACCCACGTTTCACGGATCACAAGGGTTTCACCATTTCTCCAACCCCAACTCTCCTTTCGTCTCAAACCCAAACCTGAACCAAGTAGGCGGCGGCTCCACTGCATTCGTGTCTCCTCCTTTACCAGTTGAGTCTTCTCCGGCTGACTCTTCAGCggctgctcctcctcctccttctcagTCTGgtgagaagaggaagagaggacGGCCTAGGAAATACGGACAAGAGGGTCCTGTTTCCTTGGCATTGTCTCCTTCAGCCTCCATGTCCCCAAGCTCTAACAAACGTGGCCGTGGTAGACCTCCTGGCTCAGGCAAGAAGCAAAGAGTTGCTTCCACTG GTGAATTGATGTCTTCATCATCAGGGATGAGCTTCACGCCGCATGTAATCGTAGTATCCATTGGTGAA gaCATTGCGTCAAAGGTTATGTCTTTTACGCAGCAAGGTCCAAGAGCGATTTGTGTCTTATCCACTACCGGTGCAGTCTCTACCGCAACTATTCTTCAGCCATCACCTTCTCATGGAGCTATTAAATACGag GGTCGTTTCGAGCTCTTATCTCTCTCAATTTCTTACATGGACGCAACTGAAAATGACAACTCAAACCGCACTGGAAACCTATCCGTCTCACTCGCTAGCCCTGATGGTCGTGTCATCGGTGGTGGAATTGTTGGGCCTTTGATAGCAGCAAGCCCTGTTCAG GTTATCGTTGGGAGCTTCCTTTGGGCGGTTCCAAAAGGGAAGATCAAAAAACGAGATGAAGCTTCTGAAGATGTCCAAGACACTGATGGTTTGGAGAACAACGACAACACTGCACCAACATCACCTCCTCCTCCTGTTCCTCAACAAGGCCAGCACCTTGTTCAGACTCCTGTAGGGATGTGGTCAACCGGTTCAAGATCGATGGATATGCATCATGCCCATATGGACATTGATCTAATGcgtggatga